In Hymenobacter volaticus, the genomic window CGCGGCCCGCGGCCGAGGCCTTCGCGGCCAAAGCGTATCTGTCGAGCGGGCAGTACCAGAAAGCGGCCAACTTCGCCCGCAAGGTCACGACGGCCTATACCGGGCAGGGTATCCGGCTGGTAGCCAACTACGCCGACCTCTGGAACATCACCAACCAGCGCAACTCCGAGGTGCTGTGGGCGGTGAACTACTCCACCAACCTGACTTTCAACGCGGGCAGCAACACGGCGCACCAGTGGTTTTTGATGAAGTACGACGACCAGCCCGGCATGACGCGCGACGTAGCCAACGGCCTGCCGGGTGTGCGCTACATGCCTACGCGCTTCCTGCTCAACCTCTACAACGAGCAAAACGACGCCCGCTACTTAGGGTCGTTCAAGCAAGCCTGGATTGCCAACAACGCCGCCAACATTCCGCGCTGGTCGGCGGCAGAAGTAGCCCAAAATGCCGCCTTAGCGCCGCTGCTCAATCAGCCCAAGTTCACGGTTGGCGACACCGCGGTGTTCACCACCAAGCGCAGCATCGATGATTTCCAGCAGCGCTACACCCGCCGCTACCGCTACAAGGTGTACGACATCGACGACCTCTATAACGCTAACGGCTCGTTGAAAGGCGAACGGCGCTACTACCCCTCGTTGCGCAAGTTCGACGATCCCACCCGCGCCACCGCCACCGTAACGGAAAGCTCCCGCGACGCCTTTATGCTGCGCCTAGGCGACATCGTTCTCATCGGGGCCGAAGCGCAGGTTCGCCTCGGCAAATCCGATTCGGCTGCTTACTACGTGAACCTGGTGCGCACCCGCGCCGCCCTGCCCGGCCGCACCAACGCCATGCAAGTAACTGCCAGCCAAATGACCCTGGACTTTGTGCTCGACGAGCGGGCCCGCGAGCTGGCCGGCGAGCAAGTGCGCTGGCTGGATCTAAAACGCACCGGCAAACTCGCCGAGCGGGTCCGCCTCTACAACCCCGACGCCCGGACCAGCATCCAGGATTTCCACGCGCTACGCCCCATTCCGCAGAGCGACCTAGATGCCGTGACCAACAAGGCCGAGTTCCTGCAAAACCCGGGGTACTAAGTTCTGGCGGGCGCCTCATTTACCGTCCCCTACAAATGACTAGCACTAAGCACACATGAACAAGCGCCTTCTTTTCCTTTCCGTTCTTGCTTCTACCGCCGCCCGACCCGCGCTGGCGCAGTACCCCAAGATTCCGCCGGAAGTGCAGGCCAAGGCTGATGCCGCCCTGGCCGAAGCCGAGAAACGCTCGGACGAAGCCTGGAAAAAGGCGCTGCCCATCATCGAAGCCGAGGCCAAAGCCGGCAAGCCCTACGTGCCGTGGGCCGCGAAACCGTCGGATTTGCCGCAGTCGAGCCGGCTGGCGTTTCCGGGCGCCGAAGGCGGCGGGGCGCACGTGTTTGGCGGGCAGGGCGGTAAGGTGTATGTGGTGAAGAGCCTGGCCGACAGCGGCCCCGGTACCTTGCGTGAGGCACTGGAGCAGGGGGGAGCCCGCATTGTGGTGTTCAATGTGGCGGGCATCATCAAGCTGCAAAGCCCCATCATCATCCGGGCGCCTTACGTAACCATTGCGGGCCAAACGGCCCCCGGTGACGGTATCTGCGTGGCCGGCGAATCCATCTGGATCAATACCCACGACGTGGTGGTGCGCTACCTGCGCTTCCGCCGCGGGGCCACCGACGTAGCGCGCCGCGACGACGGCTTGGGCGGCAACCCGGTGGGCAACATCATCATCGACCACGTGTCGGCGAGTTGGGGCCTGGATGAAAACATGTCCATCTACCGGCACGTCTACCACAACCCCGAGACCGGCAAGGCCGACAAGCTGCCGACGGTGAACGTGACCATTCAGAATTCTATTTTTTCGGAGGGCCTGGACACCTACAACCACGCGTTTGGGAGTACCATTGGCGGGCTTAACAGCTTGTTCACTCGCAACCTGTGGGCCAACAATATCGCCCGCAACCCCTCGGTGGGCATGTACGGCGACTTCAACTTCGCCAATAACGTGGTGTTCAACTGGTGGAACCGCTCGGCCGATGGCGGCGATAACCACTCGGAGTACAACTTCGTGAACAACTACTACAAGCCCGGCCCCATCACGCCCGCCGGGGAGCCCATCAGCTACCGGATTCTAAAACCTGAATCGGGCCGCGACAAAGACGCGAAGAACCTGTTCGGCAAGGCGTATGTGGCCGGCAACGTGGTAGCCGGCAACGAGAAAGTGACCCAAGACAATTGGGCTGGCGGCGTGCAGGTGGAAGGCGTGCCCGAAGCCGATAAAATTGTGGCTGCAATTAAAGCCGACAAGCCGTTCACGCTGCCTAACATGGGCACGGTGCTGTCCGCCCAAGAAGCCTACCAATACGTGCTGACCAACGTTGGCTGCACCCTGCCCAAGCGTGACGCCGTGGATGCGCGCATCGTGGAGGACGTGCGCACCGGCAAAATCACCTACGCCAAGAACGCGCAACCCACCCCGCCAAGTCCCTACATCAAACGCCGCCTGCCCGCCGATTCCTACAAGCAAGGCATCATTACGGACCCCGCGCAGGTAGGAGGGTACCCCGTCTACCAGGGCAAGCCCTACGCCGATGTCGACAACGACGGCATGCCCGACGCGTGGGAAAAAACGCACGGCCTGGACCCTAAAAACGCCGCCGATGCCATTCAGGACCGTGACAAAGACGGCTACGCCAACATCGAAGAGTACCTCAACAGCGTGGTACCGTTGCAAAACGTGCGGCCCGCTACCGGCAAAGCAAAGTCATAGCTGAAACCAAAAGGCCGTCATGCTCGATCTAGCGTCCGCCTGCCGAAGCATGACGGCTTTTTAAGCTTATCAGGAGCAATACAATCACGCAAATGCCCATAAAGCCCCGCAATTTCTTTGTGCTTTTCCTGCTAGTATCGCTCACTGCGTGGGCGCCAGCCGTTGAGCCAACGGGCAAGCTGAAAGTAGCTTCCAACGGCCGGTACTTGGCCACCGAAGCCGGCAAGCCGTTCTTCTGGCTCGGCGACACCGGCTGGCTGCTCTTCAACAAGCTTAAGCGCGAAGAAGCGGAAACCTACCTCGAAGACCGGCGCAAAAAAGGCTTCAACGTCATTCAGGTGATGGTGCT contains:
- a CDS encoding pectate lyase family protein, with the protein product MNKRLLFLSVLASTAARPALAQYPKIPPEVQAKADAALAEAEKRSDEAWKKALPIIEAEAKAGKPYVPWAAKPSDLPQSSRLAFPGAEGGGAHVFGGQGGKVYVVKSLADSGPGTLREALEQGGARIVVFNVAGIIKLQSPIIIRAPYVTIAGQTAPGDGICVAGESIWINTHDVVVRYLRFRRGATDVARRDDGLGGNPVGNIIIDHVSASWGLDENMSIYRHVYHNPETGKADKLPTVNVTIQNSIFSEGLDTYNHAFGSTIGGLNSLFTRNLWANNIARNPSVGMYGDFNFANNVVFNWWNRSADGGDNHSEYNFVNNYYKPGPITPAGEPISYRILKPESGRDKDAKNLFGKAYVAGNVVAGNEKVTQDNWAGGVQVEGVPEADKIVAAIKADKPFTLPNMGTVLSAQEAYQYVLTNVGCTLPKRDAVDARIVEDVRTGKITYAKNAQPTPPSPYIKRRLPADSYKQGIITDPAQVGGYPVYQGKPYADVDNDGMPDAWEKTHGLDPKNAADAIQDRDKDGYANIEEYLNSVVPLQNVRPATGKAKS
- a CDS encoding RagB/SusD family nutrient uptake outer membrane protein, whose translation is MYKKIRPLTFAVLALAASACQEQLEEFNPSGATAEAVFTTPEGFETAITGAYTYNRTIYGKESGYALLEMGTDIWTNAESNGATAVAGVSPQPPLVNYQGLNTDNLWVRNNLWQPCYAGINLVNQALQTINTAGLSTARRASAEAELRFIRAWYYYHLVESFGPVPLRLEPTSGVVATATRASVEEVYAQILTDVDFAVANLPVTLAQYPAPATATDYGRITRPAAEAFAAKAYLSSGQYQKAANFARKVTTAYTGQGIRLVANYADLWNITNQRNSEVLWAVNYSTNLTFNAGSNTAHQWFLMKYDDQPGMTRDVANGLPGVRYMPTRFLLNLYNEQNDARYLGSFKQAWIANNAANIPRWSAAEVAQNAALAPLLNQPKFTVGDTAVFTTKRSIDDFQQRYTRRYRYKVYDIDDLYNANGSLKGERRYYPSLRKFDDPTRATATVTESSRDAFMLRLGDIVLIGAEAQVRLGKSDSAAYYVNLVRTRAALPGRTNAMQVTASQMTLDFVLDERARELAGEQVRWLDLKRTGKLAERVRLYNPDARTSIQDFHALRPIPQSDLDAVTNKAEFLQNPGY